DNA sequence from the Anser cygnoides isolate HZ-2024a breed goose chromosome 22, Taihu_goose_T2T_genome, whole genome shotgun sequence genome:
TCCTGAAGTGTTTTACAGGGGCCAGCTTCCAGCCCCaagccagcccagcagctgggatCGCACAGTCACAGAACCACTAGggctggaaaagccctccaagatccTCTGGTCTGAGCGTCCCCTAAACCAGCGTCACCACCACGCCCTGTCCCcaaagcaccacgtccaacctttccctgcacacccccagggacggggacgccgccacctccctgggcaacccgtcccaacgcctggctgctcttcctgagaagaaacgtctcctAACGCCCCCCCGACCACCACCTCCCGTTCTCCGCCGTGCCCCAGCCCGGTGCTGGTCCCCCTCTGCCCTTCCTGAAGCCCCAGGGGGAAGGGAAAGCCCTGAGCTCCGGCTAGGTGCAGACGCACACCACGTCCTCTGCCCCGTCTGCGCCTCCCCGCCCCGTGCTCACCTGGGGCTTGCAGTGCTCCTCAATCCAGCTGAAGACACACGCCGAGAGCTCCTGGAAGCTCGTGACCGAGATGGAGGCGTTGAAGGACTGGAAGAGGGAATCCATGATGCCTTGGAAAACGTTGAACTTCACCTGGTCGGAGATCTGGTCCTTCCCCTCGTTGGGGTTGTCCTGATGAGCTTTCACGATCTGCTCGTAGTTCCTGCAAGGAGCCAGGAGCCCCGCGCTCAGCCCCGCTGAGCTGCAGCCCCGGACACGACCGCGAGGCTGCGCAAGGTCCTGCGAGTGAATAAactctggggagctgcagcctccctgacGCAGGGAGCAGATTCAGTTTTGGCCTCGGATCCACTTGAGATACAACCCCACCCATCGGCCTGAGACAGACTAACGAGCCCCTAACGAGGCGTGACGGCAGCGGGGAGGCACAGGATTGGTACCccgggtgctgagctgcccggGGAGGGGAGCACCAAAGGAGCCTCGCAAGGACaggggagaaaagcagcaggaaggagaggGCGGCGACCACACAGCTCTTTGCTTACACTTTCATGATCTTCAAGGCCATCACCTCTTTCCTGAGGATAGAAACTTCCTCTTCttgcttcttcttttccttgtgcAGGAACTGGATGTAGTCAATGGCTGAGCGAGAAACCACAGCGCGAGGCGTTGGGAGCACGCACGACCCCCTGAGGCCCCCAAAAACAGCGGCAGACCCATGTCTGGGCACCGTCAGCTCCCGGCCGCCCTCATTCTCCCTTGGGAGGTGGAATCAGCCAGCACCTGGCCTCCCCCAGAGCGCCGCCACACCACGAGGTCCCCCCTGCGTGGCTCTGGCAGGGCGTTTTGGGGTTTGGGAGCACCCTTTTACCCTCTCCAACCCGCCTCAGGACTCACTTTTCTGGAGGACGATGGCCTTGCTCAGCTTCTGGGAGCCGATGGAgaagtcctgctgctggcaggtgggGACGATGGCCTGCAAGTCGTCGTAGCCCTTCTGCGGGGAAGCAGAGCCACGCGTTCGGGGCGTGGGGTCACACCCCGCCCCACAGCTCACGCCTTCGGGGCGTGAGGCCGGGCGTCCCGTTAACGCGGGGGTTTCACGAggggccaaagcccagctcccACCACGCAGCCAGACAGCGCCAAGGAGGCGCGCGCAGGGCTCAGGAGAGCAAATCCAGCAGCAAAAACGAGGGGAAaggggccaaaaaaaaaaaaaaaagcagggtcCTGAGCGCCGCAGGGCCCCGGGAAGCGCTTCGGGTTACCTTGATGGCGTCTCGCCTCTTCTGCTCCGCCTGGGTGTGCGCCCGCCTGCGCTGGTCCTTGTAGGACTCCTTGTAGGGCTCCTGGTGGTAGTCGCTGTCTTCATCGTCTATGGGGCGACAAAAAACCGTGAGCACGTGAGCAGGGGGGGCTCAAGCCGGGCCCCCCTCCTCCCGCAGCTCTGCTGTGGCCCCCCCGAGGCagctcggggacccccccggggcgccGCCGGCTCTCTCCACGCGAGGCCGGGCAGGAGGACGCCTGCAGATCCCCGGGGAGGGCGCCCCGAGGGGTCCAAAGgcgctgctggagccccccgcgccccgacGCGGCCCCTGCCGCCTCCCCTCGCCTCTCGGGGTGAACGAGGGAGCTGTGAGGGAGGGCAGAGCCGGCAGTGGTGGGCAGGGAgacagaccccaaaacccacccgtGATGGGGACAGAGAAGGCACCGAATGGGGGACAGACCCCAAAAACCACCCTTGTGGGGGACACAGGAGACAATGACCAGGGgacagaccccaaaacccccctgtGATGGGGATGGAGGAAGCAATAACTGGGGgacagaccccaaaacccccctgtGGGGGGAATAGAGGAGGCAATAACTGGGGAACAGCCCCCGAGATCCACCCgtgctggggatggaggaggcACCGACCAGGGggctgaccccaaaacccacccgtGATGGGGACAGAGAAGACAATGACCTGGGaacagaccccaaaacccaatgGTACGGGGGACGGAGGAGACAGCGACCAGGGGAcagaccccaaccccccccccccccccgtcataGGGACGGAGGACGCACCGACCGGGGAAccgaccccaacccccccccccacgtttTGGGGACAGAATCGGAAAGAACCGGGGCCAGCCCCGGGCACCCACCCGTGTTGGGGACGGACGAGGCGCTGGTGGAGCCGATGCTGTTGGCG
Encoded proteins:
- the MLX gene encoding max-like protein X; amino-acid sequence: MAEPPGAAAEDSWGKVDAAYGDNGLDSALLGDCARKGSVVSRANSIGSTSASSVPNTDDEDSDYHQEPYKESYKDQRRRAHTQAEQKRRDAIKKGYDDLQAIVPTCQQQDFSIGSQKLSKAIVLQKTIDYIQFLHKEKKKQEEEVSILRKEVMALKIMKVNYEQIVKAHQDNPNEGKDQISDQVKFNVFQGIMDSLFQSFNASISVTSFQELSACVFSWIEEHCKPQTLRDVVIGVLHQLKSQLY